From a region of the Phaseolus vulgaris cultivar G19833 chromosome 6, P. vulgaris v2.0, whole genome shotgun sequence genome:
- the LOC137833314 gene encoding uncharacterized protein, with protein MATKGDCHFRIKGSHLIDKHNKSIALKASKQQHVSSESEDENISLLSRKFSKFLRKKQASKRHDSKKPSEFNYNKYTCYGCGEQGHIKSECPNNEVKEKGDFKREKKGKAKKAYTAWDDNDVASSSSSDDEEVNMCLLALVTSSVDSTSTSKGATYDQLLNAFYETHDEAN; from the coding sequence atggcaaccaaaggtgactgccATTTCAGAATCAAAGGATCTCACCTCATTGACAAGCATAACAAGAGCATAGCACTCAAAGCTAGCAAACAACAACATGTTTCCAGtgaaagtgaagatgaaaacaTAAGCTTGctatcaagaaaattcagcaagttCTTGAGAAAGAAACAAGCTTCTAAAAGGCATGACTCAAAGAAACCTAGTGAATTCAATTATAACAAGTATACCTGTTATGGCTGTGGTGAACAGGGACATATTAAGTCTGAATGTCCAAATAATGAAGTCAAAGAAAAGGGAGACTTCAAAAGAGAGAAGAAGGGAAAAGCAAAGAAAGCTTATACAGCATGGGATGACAATGATGTCGCATCCTCAAGCTCTTCAGATGATGAGGAAGTTAATATGTGTCTTCTAGCATTAGTAACAAGTAGTGTGGATTCTACTTCAACAAGTAAAGGTGCCacctatgatcaattgcttaaTGCTTTTtatgaaactcatgatgaagccaaCTGA
- the LOC137833313 gene encoding uncharacterized protein: protein MVQLLRKVAKFSWDDRCEEIFKQFKEFLASPSVIQNLRPDHPILVYLAVSEEVVSAALVQEGEGEDRSVYFISRTLHAAETRYQMIEKVALALVLIARRMRPYFQNHSITVRTDYPIFKILSKSDLAGRMIGWSVKLSEFDIRYEPRGTIKSQCLANFSAELTPLPTLSAGWTLYVDGSSNKTACGVGVVLEGSGDLLLEQALQFGFTTTNNQAEYEALLVGLNLAYDMGACEVVCKSDSQVMVGQIKGEFEVKESLLQRYYHTAKNSIAKFNKAPLEHIPREENRRVDILSKLPVTKKKSHQRSVIQILLRHPSVSETECLAIDEVETDNWMTHIIQYLTGRF, encoded by the coding sequence ATGGTCCAGCTGCTTCGGAAGGTCGCCAAGTTCAGCTGGGACGACCGATGTGAAGAAATCTTCAAGCAATTCAAGGAGTTCCTGGCATCCCCATCCGTCATTCAAAACCTGAGACCTGATCACCCAATCCTGGTGTACCTGGCGGTCTCCGAGGAAGTAGTCAGTGCTGCTTTGGTGCAGGAAGGCGAGGGCGAGGACCGGTCGGTATACTTCATCAGTCGAACCCTCCATGCGGCCGAGACGAGATACCAGATGATCGAGAAGGTGGCTCTCGCCCTGGTCCTCATAGCAAGACGGATGCGCCCTTACTTCCAAAATCACTCGATAACTGTAAGGACCGACTACCctatctttaaaattttatctaagtCGGACCTTGCAGGGAGAATGATAGGCTGGTCGGTCAAGCTGTCTGAGTTCGACATTCGCTATGAACCGAGGGGCACCATCAAGTCTCAGTGCCTGGCCAACTTTTCGGCCGAGCTAACACCACTACCCACCCTCTCGGCCGGGTGGACACTCTATGTGGATGGTTCATCCAACAAAACAGCGTGCGGAGTAGGAGTCGTCCTGGAAGGGTCGGGAGACCTTCTTCTGGAGCAAGCACTCCAGTTCGGGTTTACGACGACCAACAACCAGGCCGAGTACGAGGCCTTGCTCGTCGGGCTAAACCTAGCCTACGACATGGGAGCATGCGAGGTCGTGTGCAAGAGCGACTCCCAGGTTATGGTCGGCCAAATAAAGGGAGAATTCGAGGTGAAGGAGTCTCTGCTGCAACGATACTACCACACGGCCAAAAACAGCATCGCTAAGTTCAACAAGGCACCCTTGGAGCACATACCGAGGGAGGAAAACAGAAGGGTCGACATCTTGTCTAAGCTGCCGGTCACCAAGAAGAAGAGCCACCAGAGATCAGTCATACAGATATTGCTGAGGCACCCCAGTGTGTCCGAGACCGAATGTCTTGCAATAGACGAGGTCGAGACCGATAACTGGATGACACACATCATCCAGTACCTAACGGGGAGGTTTTGA
- the LOC137833312 gene encoding uncharacterized protein → MTCNLLGGFVWLSPKLGIQERDRHAENISQLEHEVAESADRLKQALEANSELSEKIAREVVERELAQHDAAEAGCQLGDLKAEMARLVAENANLKKMVEERDEKLSSSADELATIQAAKEEAEAELLRNFEEIEELLKQSFLRAVCQAHVLYGGPSAFGDFDLDHEVYQDRLMLSAEASALAAQEVESTEAGEGECLEGNQG, encoded by the exons ATGACTTGCAATTTACTTGGAGGGTTCGTGTGGCTCTCTCCGAAG TTGGGCATCCAAGAAAGGGATCGCCATGCCGAGAACATCTCCCAGCTGGAGCATGAGGTGGCCGAGAGCGCTGACCGCTTGAAGCAGGCTCTGGAGGCTAACTCTGAGCTTTCGGAGAAGATAGCTCGAGAGGTGGTCGAGCGAGAGTTGGCTCAGCATGACGCCGCTGAAGCTGGGTGTCAGTTGGGGGACCTGAAGGCCGAGATGGCCAGGTTGGTGGCCGAGAATGCCAACTTAAAGAAGATGGTCGAGGAGAGAGATGAGAAGCTCTCGTCCTCGGCTGATGAGTTGGCCACCATCCAAGCTGCGAAGGAAGAGGCCGAGGCCGAGCTTTTACGCAACTTCGAGGAGATCGAGGAGTTGCTCAAGCAGAGCTTCCTTCGGGCTGTGTGCCAAGCCCACGTGCTTTATGGGGGACCATCGGCCTTTGGTGACTTCGACCTTGATCACGAGGTTTACCAGGATCGGTTAATGCTCAGTGCCGAGGCGAGCGCTTTGGCGGCACAGGAGGTCGAGTCGACCGAGGCTGGGGAGGGCGAGTGCCTTGAAGGTAATCAAGGATAG